One Prunus dulcis chromosome 8, ALMONDv2, whole genome shotgun sequence DNA window includes the following coding sequences:
- the LOC117612290 gene encoding TBC1 domain family member 15-like isoform X2: MALFFMRKASTAELDAFYPIRAECQVDVPKTRFRLRAGKTLSARRWHAAFSEDGHLDIAKVLRRIQRGGVHPAIKGVVWEFLLGCFDPNSTFDDRNQLRQGRREQYSRLKSECQKMVPVIGSGKFLTTPIITDDGQPIEESANGNTSNNGGDANHATSDKKVIQWKLFLHQIGLDVVRTDRSLVFYESQAHQAKLWDILSVYAWVDNDIGYVQGMNDICSPMVILIDNEADAFWCFERAMRRLRENFRCSASSIGVQSQLSTLSQVIKTIDPKLHQHLEDLDGGEYLFAFRMLMVLFRREFSFVDSLYLWEIGFS; the protein is encoded by the exons ATGGCGTTGTTTTTTATGAGGAAAGCTTCGACAGCTGAGTTGGATGCTTTCTATCCAATTAGAGCAGAATGCCAAGTTGATGTCCCGAAGACCCGGTTTAGGCTCAGG GCTGGGAAAACTCTTAGTGCAAGAAGATGGCATGCTGCCTTCTCTGAAGACGGTCACTTGGATATAGCCAAAGTACTAAGACGAATCCAACGAGGG GGTGTCCATCCTGCAATCAAAGGTGTAGTCTGGGAATTCTTGTTAGGTTGCTTTGATCCAAATAGCACATTTGATGACCGGAATCAGCTCAGGCAGGGCCGGAG GGAGCAGTACAGCAGATTGAAATCTGAATGCCAAAAGATGGTTCCAGTTATTGGCAGTGGAAAATTTCTTACAACACCAATCATCACAGATGATGGCCAACCAATAGAAGAATCAGCAAATGGCAATACAAGTAACAATGGAGGGGATGCAAACCATGCTACTTCAGACAAGAAAGTGATTCAGTGGAAGCTTTTCTTACATCAAATTG GTTTGGATGTTGTTCGCACAGATCGATCACTTGTCTTTTATGAGAGTCAAGCTCATCAGGCAAAACTTTGGGACATTCTTTCAGTTTATGCTTGGGTGGATAATGATATTGGTTATGTTCAAG GAATGAATGATATATGTTCGCCAATGGTAATTCTTATTGACAATGAAGCAGATGCCTTTTGGTGTTTCGAACGTGCGATGCGAAGGCTG agagaaaatttTAGGTGCAGTGCTAGTTCGATTGGGGTGCAATCTCAGCTGAGCACACTTTCCCAAGTAATCAAAACTATTGATCCTAAACTTCATCAGCACCTCG AGGATCTAGATGGTGGGGAGTATTTATTTGCATTTCGCATGCTGATGGTCCTGTTCCGAAGAGAGTTTTCCTTTGTGGATTCACTGTATCTTTGGGAG ATTGGTTTCAGCTGA
- the LOC117612290 gene encoding TBC1 domain family member 15-like isoform X1: MALFFMRKASTAELDAFYPIRAECQVDVPKTRFRLRAGKTLSARRWHAAFSEDGHLDIAKVLRRIQRGGVHPAIKGVVWEFLLGCFDPNSTFDDRNQLRQGRREQYSRLKSECQKMVPVIGSGKFLTTPIITDDGQPIEESANGNTSNNGGDANHATSDKKVIQWKLFLHQIGLDVVRTDRSLVFYESQAHQAKLWDILSVYAWVDNDIGYVQGMNDICSPMVILIDNEADAFWCFERAMRRLRENFRCSASSIGVQSQLSTLSQVIKTIDPKLHQHLEDLDGGEYLFAFRMLMVLFRREFSFVDSLYLWELMWAMEYNPNIFSSYEVPSGGATPSNVNDKELKQYGKFERNIVKTGYTEKHGALSVFLVASVLETKQKQLLKEATGLDDVVKILGDITGNLDAKKACNEALRIHKKYLKTVKQ, translated from the exons ATGGCGTTGTTTTTTATGAGGAAAGCTTCGACAGCTGAGTTGGATGCTTTCTATCCAATTAGAGCAGAATGCCAAGTTGATGTCCCGAAGACCCGGTTTAGGCTCAGG GCTGGGAAAACTCTTAGTGCAAGAAGATGGCATGCTGCCTTCTCTGAAGACGGTCACTTGGATATAGCCAAAGTACTAAGACGAATCCAACGAGGG GGTGTCCATCCTGCAATCAAAGGTGTAGTCTGGGAATTCTTGTTAGGTTGCTTTGATCCAAATAGCACATTTGATGACCGGAATCAGCTCAGGCAGGGCCGGAG GGAGCAGTACAGCAGATTGAAATCTGAATGCCAAAAGATGGTTCCAGTTATTGGCAGTGGAAAATTTCTTACAACACCAATCATCACAGATGATGGCCAACCAATAGAAGAATCAGCAAATGGCAATACAAGTAACAATGGAGGGGATGCAAACCATGCTACTTCAGACAAGAAAGTGATTCAGTGGAAGCTTTTCTTACATCAAATTG GTTTGGATGTTGTTCGCACAGATCGATCACTTGTCTTTTATGAGAGTCAAGCTCATCAGGCAAAACTTTGGGACATTCTTTCAGTTTATGCTTGGGTGGATAATGATATTGGTTATGTTCAAG GAATGAATGATATATGTTCGCCAATGGTAATTCTTATTGACAATGAAGCAGATGCCTTTTGGTGTTTCGAACGTGCGATGCGAAGGCTG agagaaaatttTAGGTGCAGTGCTAGTTCGATTGGGGTGCAATCTCAGCTGAGCACACTTTCCCAAGTAATCAAAACTATTGATCCTAAACTTCATCAGCACCTCG AGGATCTAGATGGTGGGGAGTATTTATTTGCATTTCGCATGCTGATGGTCCTGTTCCGAAGAGAGTTTTCCTTTGTGGATTCACTGTATCTTTGGGAG CTGATGTGGGCCATGGAATACAACCCAAACATTTTCTCATCATATGAAGTGCCAAGTGGTGGCGCCACACCATCTAATGTAAATGACAAAGAACTAAAGCAATACGGCAAGTTTGAGAGAAACATTGTGAAGACAGGATACACAGAAAAACATGGTGCACTTTCCGTTTTTCTTGTTGCAAGTGTTCTTGAGACCAAGCAAAAGCAACTTTTAAAGGAGGCTACGGGTCTAGATGATGTTGTcaag ATCTTAGGTGACATAACTGGGAATCTGGATGCTAAAAAGGCATGTAATGAGGCATTGAGGATTCACAAAAAGTACCTCAAG ACTGTGAAGCAATAG
- the LOC117612290 gene encoding TBC1 domain family member 15-like isoform X3, whose protein sequence is MVPVIGSGKFLTTPIITDDGQPIEESANGNTSNNGGDANHATSDKKVIQWKLFLHQIGLDVVRTDRSLVFYESQAHQAKLWDILSVYAWVDNDIGYVQGMNDICSPMVILIDNEADAFWCFERAMRRLRENFRCSASSIGVQSQLSTLSQVIKTIDPKLHQHLEDLDGGEYLFAFRMLMVLFRREFSFVDSLYLWELMWAMEYNPNIFSSYEVPSGGATPSNVNDKELKQYGKFERNIVKTGYTEKHGALSVFLVASVLETKQKQLLKEATGLDDVVKILGDITGNLDAKKACNEALRIHKKYLKTVKQ, encoded by the exons ATGGTTCCAGTTATTGGCAGTGGAAAATTTCTTACAACACCAATCATCACAGATGATGGCCAACCAATAGAAGAATCAGCAAATGGCAATACAAGTAACAATGGAGGGGATGCAAACCATGCTACTTCAGACAAGAAAGTGATTCAGTGGAAGCTTTTCTTACATCAAATTG GTTTGGATGTTGTTCGCACAGATCGATCACTTGTCTTTTATGAGAGTCAAGCTCATCAGGCAAAACTTTGGGACATTCTTTCAGTTTATGCTTGGGTGGATAATGATATTGGTTATGTTCAAG GAATGAATGATATATGTTCGCCAATGGTAATTCTTATTGACAATGAAGCAGATGCCTTTTGGTGTTTCGAACGTGCGATGCGAAGGCTG agagaaaatttTAGGTGCAGTGCTAGTTCGATTGGGGTGCAATCTCAGCTGAGCACACTTTCCCAAGTAATCAAAACTATTGATCCTAAACTTCATCAGCACCTCG AGGATCTAGATGGTGGGGAGTATTTATTTGCATTTCGCATGCTGATGGTCCTGTTCCGAAGAGAGTTTTCCTTTGTGGATTCACTGTATCTTTGGGAG CTGATGTGGGCCATGGAATACAACCCAAACATTTTCTCATCATATGAAGTGCCAAGTGGTGGCGCCACACCATCTAATGTAAATGACAAAGAACTAAAGCAATACGGCAAGTTTGAGAGAAACATTGTGAAGACAGGATACACAGAAAAACATGGTGCACTTTCCGTTTTTCTTGTTGCAAGTGTTCTTGAGACCAAGCAAAAGCAACTTTTAAAGGAGGCTACGGGTCTAGATGATGTTGTcaag ATCTTAGGTGACATAACTGGGAATCTGGATGCTAAAAAGGCATGTAATGAGGCATTGAGGATTCACAAAAAGTACCTCAAG ACTGTGAAGCAATAG
- the LOC117636459 gene encoding protein SCARECROW-like: protein MKEKFEMAHGTMNMIQSHEPWTNYPSPVVGFQNNPTSNPFPIPKPIENRFVTLERSELSQWVEHITKQLIDDLPEPAAATTTTDTLQTSEDYFVPSSLSTDLISPSKISQRSYGDHDHELQWGNELQLHADNNIRARGMSKLDEHGLSLITLLFECAVAISVDNLPEAHRMLLELSQMASPYGPSCAERVVAYFAKAMTSRVINSWLGICSPLVNYKSIHSAFQVFNTISPFIKFAHFTSNQAILEAFHSRDRVHILDLDIMQGLQWPALFHILATRMEGPPQVRMTGVGTSLENLMETGKQLSNFAKRLGLSFEFHPIVRKIGDIDADASMVQVRRGETLAVHWLQHSLYDATGPDWKTMRLIEELAPRIVTLVEQDMSQSGSFLDRFVGSLHYYSTMFDSLESYLPSDNPSRHNVEHCLFYREINNILAIGGPARSGEDKFRQWRSELGGRNGFMQVGMSANSMAQAQLILNMFPPTHGYSLVQGDGTIRLGWKDTSLYVASAWTCSHASR, encoded by the exons atgaaagaaaaatttgaaatggcTCATGGAACTATGAATATGATCCAATCCCATGAACCTTGGACTAACTATCCCAGTCCTGTTGTTGGGTTTCAAAATAATCCAACCTCCAATCCTTTCCCCATTCCCAAGCCTATTGAAAACCGGTTTGTAACCTTGGAGAGAAGTGAACTCTCTCAGTGGGTGGAGCATATCACCAAACAGCTCATAGACGACTTGCCTGAACCCgccgccgccaccaccaccacagaCACCTTGCAAACATCCGAGGACTATTTTGTCCCGTCATCTCTCTCCACCGACTTAATTAGTCCGAGTAAAATCAGCCAGAGAAGCTATGGTGATCATGACCATGAGCTTCAATGGGGGAATGAGCTTCAACTCCATGCAGATAACAACATTAGGGCAAGAGGGATGAGCAAGCTTGATGAGCATGGCTTATCCCTAATCACCCTCCTCTTCGAATGCGCGGTGGCCATCTCCGTTGACAACCTCCCCGAGGCCCACCGGATGCTTCTTGAGCTGAGCCAGATGGCCTCGCCGTATGGGCCATCATGCGCTGAGCGCGTGGTGGCCTATTTTGCCAAGGCCATGACTAGTAGGGTTATCAACTCATGGTTAGGCATTTGTTCTCCTTTGGTGAATTACAAAAGCATTCATAGTGCTTTTCAAGTCTTCAACACTATCTCCCCCTTCATCAAGTTTGCCCACTTCACTTCCAACCAAGCCATCCTCGAGGCCTTTCACAGCCGAGATAGGGTTCATATTCTTGACCTCGACATCATGCAG GGTTTGCAATGGCCAGCCTTGTTTCACATCCTCGCGACACGAATGGAGGGCCCTCCACAGGTGCGAATGACCGGAGTGGGAACATCATTGGAAAATTTGATGGAGACCGGTAAACAGCTCTCGAATTTTGCTAAGCGACTAGGGCTATCCTTCGAATTTCATCCAATTGTGAGGAAAATAGGTGACATAGATGCAGATGCTTCCATGGTGCAAGTAAGGAGAGGGGAGACTCTAGCCGTGCATTGGCTGCAGCATTCGCTTTACGACGCAACCGGCCCCGATTGGAAAACAATGAGACTGATTGAAGAACTGGCACCAAGAATTGTGACATTGGTAGAGCAAGACATGTCACAGAGTGGCTCATTTTTGGACCGTTTTGTTGGGTCACTACATTACTATTCGACCATGTTTGATTCACTAGAGTCATATTTGCCTAGCGACAACCCTAGCAGGCACAATGTGGAGCACTGCCTGTTTTATAGGGAGATCAACAACATTTTGGCGATCGGGGGGCCGGCGAGAAGCGGGGAGGACAAGTTCAGGCAGTGGAGGAGTGAGCTTGGGGGAAGAAATGGGTTCATGCAAGTAGGGATGAGTGCCAATTCAATGGCTCAAGCTCAGTTGATATTGAACATGTTTCCTCCTACACATGGGTATAGCCTTGTGCAAGGAGATGGGACTATTAGGCTTGGGTGGAAGGATACTAGCTTGTATGTTGCTTCTGCATGGACTTGTTCTCATGCTTCAAGGTAG